In Miscanthus floridulus cultivar M001 chromosome 5, ASM1932011v1, whole genome shotgun sequence, one genomic interval encodes:
- the LOC136453869 gene encoding uncharacterized protein isoform X2, protein MDEDWELLLASPKAAAAEPYSGGREDDAGAIKHDYFDLGSDAKYPRRASLSKGNEEEGLLGALDNASWVEPEPDDLLFPGRDRAALWSDSSSDGERPEVEATDPVERAREEAGVTEATAADVGEGAVAKVGGPVPWWKLPLDALRVWVLRAARSAWSVPFAVALLGFAVLGRRLYRMRRQSKAVARVRLVLDEKVSQFKGQSSRLNESMTMVRRTPIIKPMLPANGVTPWPVLGHL, encoded by the exons ATGGACGAGGACTGGGAGCTCCTCCTCGCGTCCCCCAAGGCGGCGGCCGCCGAGCCGTACTCCGGCGGCAGGGAGGACGACGCCGGCGCCATCAAGCACGACTACTTCGACCTCGGCTCCGACGCCAAGTACCCCCGGAGAGCGTCTCTGTCGAAGGGGAACGAGGAGGAGGGGCTTCTCGGGGCGTTGGACAACGCGAGCTGGGTGGAGCCGGAACCTGACGACCTTCTCTTTCCCGGCCGCGACCGCGCGGCGCTCTGGTCGGACTCGTCCTCCGACGGGGAGAGGCCCGAGGTCGAGGCTACCGATCCGGTGGAGCGGGCCAGGGAGGAGGCCGGGGTCACGGAGGCCACCGCGGCTGATGTGGGCGAGGGGGCCGTGGCGAAGGTGGGAGGACCGGTCCCGTGGTGGAAGCTGCCGCTGGACGCGCTGCGGGTGTGGGTGCTGCGCGCGGCGAGGAGCGCCTGGTCGGTGCCGTTCGCCGTCGCGCTGCTCGGAttcgccgtgctcggccgccggcTGTACCGGATGCGCCGCCAGAGCAAAGCCGTCGCACGCGTCCGCCTCGTCCTCGACGAAAAG GTCTCCCAATTCAAGGGCCAATCATCACGTCTGAATGAATCCATGACGATGGTGCGGCGAACTCCTATCATAAAACCTATGCTTCCTGCCAATGGAGTGACTCCATGGCCTGTGCTGGGGCACCTGTGA
- the LOC136453869 gene encoding uncharacterized protein isoform X1, with amino-acid sequence MDEDWELLLASPKAAAAEPYSGGREDDAGAIKHDYFDLGSDAKYPRRASLSKGNEEEGLLGALDNASWVEPEPDDLLFPGRDRAALWSDSSSDGERPEVEATDPVERAREEAGVTEATAADVGEGAVAKVGGPVPWWKLPLDALRVWVLRAARSAWSVPFAVALLGFAVLGRRLYRMRRQSKAVARVRLVLDEKKVSQFKGQSSRLNESMTMVRRTPIIKPMLPANGVTPWPVLGHL; translated from the exons ATGGACGAGGACTGGGAGCTCCTCCTCGCGTCCCCCAAGGCGGCGGCCGCCGAGCCGTACTCCGGCGGCAGGGAGGACGACGCCGGCGCCATCAAGCACGACTACTTCGACCTCGGCTCCGACGCCAAGTACCCCCGGAGAGCGTCTCTGTCGAAGGGGAACGAGGAGGAGGGGCTTCTCGGGGCGTTGGACAACGCGAGCTGGGTGGAGCCGGAACCTGACGACCTTCTCTTTCCCGGCCGCGACCGCGCGGCGCTCTGGTCGGACTCGTCCTCCGACGGGGAGAGGCCCGAGGTCGAGGCTACCGATCCGGTGGAGCGGGCCAGGGAGGAGGCCGGGGTCACGGAGGCCACCGCGGCTGATGTGGGCGAGGGGGCCGTGGCGAAGGTGGGAGGACCGGTCCCGTGGTGGAAGCTGCCGCTGGACGCGCTGCGGGTGTGGGTGCTGCGCGCGGCGAGGAGCGCCTGGTCGGTGCCGTTCGCCGTCGCGCTGCTCGGAttcgccgtgctcggccgccggcTGTACCGGATGCGCCGCCAGAGCAAAGCCGTCGCACGCGTCCGCCTCGTCCTCGACGAAAAG AAGGTCTCCCAATTCAAGGGCCAATCATCACGTCTGAATGAATCCATGACGATGGTGCGGCGAACTCCTATCATAAAACCTATGCTTCCTGCCAATGGAGTGACTCCATGGCCTGTGCTGGGGCACCTGTGA